The DNA window ATGGATTTTTCCTTGAAGCGCATATGAAACTTAAACCCGTGGATTTTGCATCAGAAGGAATATTTCTTTGCGGAATGGCGCATTTCCCAAAGTTTATGGAGGAGAGTATAGCGCAAGCACTTGCAGTTTGCGGGCGAGCAAATACTATTCTTGCAAAAGATAAACTTTATGTTGGAGGATCAATTGCAGTTGTAGATGAAAACAAGTGTGCATCCTGTTTGACCTGTGTGAGGACTTGCCCTTATCAGGTACCAAAAATTTTGGATAGAGTAGCACATATAGAAGTTGCCCAGTGTCAGGGATGTGGCACCTGTGCGGCTGAATGTCCTAATAAAGCGATCCAGCTTCTTCATTACACAGATGAACAAGTTATAGCAAAGTGTAATTCATTTACATTGCAAGAAGAGAAATTAAAGAAAGAGAGAGAGGAAAAGAAGAAAGAATTGGGAGAAAGTTCCCAAGAATTGCAGCAAGAAAAACAAAATCATCAATAAATTATGGAAGAGCTAAAAGAAGATAGAGAACTAAGAGGCGAAGGCGAAATGATGACTTCAGGCGATTATGAGCCGGAAGTCATAGCTTTTTGTTGTTATTATTGCGCATTTGCAGCGGCTGATATGGCTGGGTCATTGCGACTTCAATATCCTGCAAATGTGAAGATTATCAGGATACCCTGCACAGGCAAACTTGACATTGTTTATATATTGTCTGCCTTTGAAAATGGAGCGGATGCTGTGTTCGTAGCAGGATGCCTTGAAGGCAACTGCCATTATTTAAAGGGCAACATTCGTGCAAAAGCGCGTGTGATGAGCTTGAAAAAGATGTTTGAAGAAATAGGAATTGAACCTGAACGGCTTGAAATGTTCAATATGTCCTCTTCAATGGGACAGGCATTTGCAGAAGCGGCAACGGAGATGACGCAAAGGGCACTTAAATTAGGAAGAAGTCCTGTTATTACGGGAAGGAAAAAGAAGAATGAGTGAGATTACACTTGAAAATAAAACAAAGGAATTTCGTGAGCTGATTGAGAAAATCAGCAGGCAGAATGTAAATGCCTGTTATCAGTGCCTTAAATGTAGTGCGGGATGTCCAATGGCAGATGAGATGGATTATACACCGGCGCAGATAATTCATGCAATACGTTTGGGGCTGGAAGATTATGTGATTACAAGCGGCACTATATGGGTATGTGTAAGTTGTGAAACCTGCTCCACAAGATGCCCGCAGGGAGTCGATATTGCCCATATAATGGATGCGGCTCGAAATATAGCATATAGGCGCGGGATTAATCCGCCAGCAGAATCAAGGGAGATTTCTGACTT is part of the Candidatus Schekmanbacteria bacterium genome and encodes:
- a CDS encoding hydrogenase iron-sulfur subunit translates to MTSGDYEPEVIAFCCYYCAFAAADMAGSLRLQYPANVKIIRIPCTGKLDIVYILSAFENGADAVFVAGCLEGNCHYLKGNIRAKARVMSLKKMFEEIGIEPERLEMFNMSSSMGQAFAEAATEMTQRALKLGRSPVITGRKKKNE
- a CDS encoding heterodisulfide reductase subunit C produces the protein MSEITLENKTKEFRELIEKISRQNVNACYQCLKCSAGCPMADEMDYTPAQIIHAIRLGLEDYVITSGTIWVCVSCETCSTRCPQGVDIAHIMDAARNIAYRRGINPPAESREISDFYTVALNNIRAYGRMYELGLVLGHKIKTGDYFKDMKLGMKMGLKGKLKLLPARIRNVKAIDKIFKKVSEIEEKEKV